One window of Robiginitalea biformata HTCC2501 genomic DNA carries:
- a CDS encoding MATE family efflux transporter: MSSSQFAITKLFRYFLQAIRGTQSDFTTGSLRKAIFMLSIPMIMEMMMESVFAVVDIAYVSRVSVNAVATIGLTESVITLVYAVAIGLSMAATAVVARRVGEKDLSGAREAAVQAIVLGVLVSLAVGIAGFLYAEEILAIMGAEPDLIAEGSGYTRWLLGGNITIMLLFMINAIFRGAGDASMAMWTLFLSNGLNIILDPIFIFGLGPVPEYGVMGAAIATNIGRGTAVIFQFLVLIFGWSRIRITLRSWVLNLKVMWNLVRVSLGGIAQFLIGTSSWVFLMRLMSEFGAEILAGYTIAIRVLMFTLMPAWGMSNAAATLVGQNLGARKPDRAEASVWKTGKYNAVFMLAVSVVYLIFAPEIIGFFSQAVPVVESGALCLRIITAGYLFYAYGMVVTQAFNGSGDTRTPTRINLVAFWLFQLPFAYVASQTLEMGPMGVFLAITLAEVLLSVLAVVAFRKGKWKTFQV; the protein is encoded by the coding sequence ATGTCATCCTCCCAATTTGCGATAACCAAATTATTCCGGTATTTCCTGCAGGCAATCCGCGGGACCCAGTCCGATTTCACCACCGGCAGCCTGCGTAAGGCCATTTTTATGCTGTCCATACCCATGATCATGGAGATGATGATGGAATCCGTATTCGCCGTGGTCGATATTGCCTATGTTTCGCGGGTCAGCGTCAATGCAGTAGCTACCATCGGGCTGACGGAATCCGTCATTACCCTGGTCTACGCAGTGGCCATTGGCCTGAGTATGGCGGCGACAGCGGTGGTTGCCCGTCGGGTAGGGGAGAAGGACCTTTCGGGAGCCCGGGAAGCTGCTGTCCAGGCCATTGTGCTGGGGGTGCTGGTGTCGCTGGCCGTCGGTATTGCCGGTTTTCTCTACGCCGAGGAGATACTAGCGATCATGGGGGCCGAACCGGACCTGATCGCCGAGGGATCCGGGTACACGCGATGGTTGCTGGGCGGGAATATCACGATTATGCTGCTCTTTATGATCAACGCCATCTTCCGAGGGGCCGGGGATGCCTCCATGGCCATGTGGACACTGTTCCTCTCAAACGGCCTGAACATCATCCTGGACCCGATTTTTATTTTCGGGTTGGGGCCGGTGCCGGAATACGGGGTGATGGGCGCGGCTATAGCCACAAACATCGGAAGGGGGACAGCCGTAATCTTCCAGTTCCTGGTATTGATCTTTGGGTGGAGCCGCATTCGGATCACCCTGCGGAGCTGGGTACTCAACCTGAAGGTCATGTGGAACCTTGTACGGGTTTCCCTCGGGGGGATTGCGCAGTTCCTCATCGGCACGTCCAGCTGGGTATTCCTCATGCGCCTGATGAGTGAATTCGGCGCGGAGATCCTGGCCGGTTATACCATTGCCATCCGCGTACTGATGTTTACGCTGATGCCCGCCTGGGGCATGAGCAACGCCGCGGCGACGCTGGTGGGGCAGAACCTGGGTGCCCGCAAACCGGACCGGGCGGAGGCCTCGGTGTGGAAAACGGGGAAATACAACGCCGTCTTCATGCTTGCCGTTTCGGTGGTCTACCTGATTTTTGCCCCGGAAATCATCGGGTTTTTCAGCCAGGCTGTCCCGGTGGTGGAGAGCGGGGCGCTCTGCCTGCGGATCATCACCGCCGGCTATCTGTTTTACGCCTACGGCATGGTGGTTACCCAGGCCTTTAACGGGTCCGGGGATACCCGTACACCGACGCGGATCAACCTGGTGGCCTTCTGGCTTTTCCAGCTGCCCTTTGCCTACGTGGCCTCCCAGACCCTGGAGATGGGCCCCATGGGGGTATTCCTGGCCATCACCCTGGCCGAGGTCCTGCTTTCCGTCCTGGCGGTGGTGGCTTTCCGGAAAGGCAAGTGGAAAACCTTCCAGGTCTGA
- a CDS encoding trans-sulfuration enzyme family protein: MSKRKAGLNTTCTHVGAVPDEQFQGAVSPLYMSTSYAYEHVDVKRYPRYFNTPNQEALCRKIAALEHTEAALIFGSGMAAVSTSLLAFLNHGDHVVLSQQSYGGTHSLIKEEFGKYGIDFTFVEGTGVADFEAAIRPETRVLYLETPSNPLLLITDLEAVSKLAADRGLTTLIDNTFASPVNQNPADFGIDVVIHSATKYMGGHSDICAGAVAASREHIDRIFQLAKNLGGSLSDQTTWMLERSLKTLGLRVKAQSENALRLARHLQDHPDVSSVYYPGLESHPGHAIARAQMHGFGGMLSFELAPGIPLEGFVRALKWVRPSMSLAGVESTLTIPTLTSHALLSEADRQRAGIRPNLIRFSAGIEDFEDLSADLDQAIASARKQAGVTPQKEGAV; the protein is encoded by the coding sequence ATGAGCAAGCGCAAAGCCGGACTGAACACCACCTGCACCCATGTTGGGGCTGTTCCGGACGAACAATTCCAGGGGGCGGTTTCCCCCCTCTATATGAGCACCTCCTATGCCTATGAACACGTGGATGTCAAGCGATATCCCCGCTACTTCAACACCCCGAACCAGGAGGCCCTGTGCCGGAAGATCGCGGCCCTGGAACACACGGAGGCTGCGCTGATCTTTGGCAGCGGGATGGCGGCGGTGAGTACGTCGCTGCTGGCATTCCTCAACCACGGGGACCACGTGGTGCTTTCCCAGCAATCCTACGGGGGGACCCACAGCCTGATCAAAGAGGAATTCGGCAAGTACGGAATCGACTTTACCTTTGTGGAAGGGACCGGGGTGGCGGACTTCGAGGCAGCTATCCGCCCGGAAACACGCGTGCTTTACCTGGAAACGCCTTCCAACCCGCTTTTGCTGATTACCGATCTGGAGGCCGTGTCCAAACTGGCTGCAGACCGCGGGCTCACTACGCTTATAGACAATACATTTGCCAGCCCGGTAAACCAGAACCCGGCAGATTTTGGCATCGACGTGGTCATCCATTCCGCCACAAAATACATGGGCGGGCACTCCGATATCTGTGCCGGGGCCGTTGCGGCTTCCCGGGAACACATCGACCGGATCTTCCAACTGGCCAAGAACCTCGGGGGGAGCCTGAGCGACCAGACAACATGGATGCTGGAGCGCAGTTTAAAAACCCTGGGACTGCGGGTAAAGGCCCAGAGCGAGAACGCTTTGCGCCTGGCCCGCCACCTGCAGGACCACCCGGATGTTTCTTCGGTGTATTACCCGGGGCTTGAATCCCATCCGGGCCATGCGATTGCCCGGGCTCAGATGCACGGGTTTGGCGGTATGTTATCCTTTGAGCTTGCCCCGGGAATCCCCCTGGAAGGATTTGTCCGCGCATTGAAGTGGGTTCGGCCCTCTATGAGCCTGGCCGGGGTGGAAAGTACGCTGACCATTCCTACCCTTACATCCCATGCCCTCTTGTCGGAGGCCGATAGGCAGCGCGCGGGCATTCGCCCGAACCTGATCCGTTTCTCCGCGGGTATTGAGGATTTTGAAGATTTGTCCGCCGACCTGGACCAGGCCATTGCCAGCGCCCGGAAGCAGGCAGGCGTAACCCCTCAAAAAGAAGGCGCCGTATGA
- the bshB1 gene encoding bacillithiol biosynthesis deacetylase BshB1 encodes MKLDLLVFGAHPDDAELGAGATIAKTVAAGKKVGIIDLTRGELGTRGTAEIRDREAAKAAEILGLAIRENMGFADGFFRNDREHQLAIIRQIRRFRPERVLCNAVDDRHIDHGRGSSLVSDACFLSGLVKIDTRLEGDDHWQEPWRPKQVYHYIQWKNLVPDVVVDVTGFMEKKLEAIHAYASQFFDPDSEEPETPISSRNFTDSVSYRARDLGRLIGVEYAEGFTAERPVAVDSLEQLI; translated from the coding sequence ATGAAATTGGATTTACTCGTATTCGGGGCGCATCCGGACGACGCGGAACTCGGAGCCGGCGCAACGATTGCCAAAACGGTTGCAGCCGGAAAAAAAGTGGGGATTATCGACCTGACACGGGGGGAGCTCGGAACCCGGGGGACCGCGGAAATCCGGGACAGGGAAGCCGCGAAGGCGGCGGAAATACTCGGGCTGGCCATCCGGGAAAATATGGGATTTGCCGACGGATTTTTCCGCAATGACCGGGAGCACCAGTTGGCGATTATCCGCCAGATCCGCAGGTTTCGGCCGGAACGGGTGTTGTGCAATGCTGTTGATGACCGGCACATCGATCACGGCCGGGGGAGTTCCCTGGTGAGCGACGCCTGTTTTTTGAGCGGCCTGGTGAAGATCGATACGCGCCTGGAAGGGGACGATCACTGGCAGGAGCCATGGCGCCCGAAACAGGTATACCATTATATTCAATGGAAGAACCTCGTGCCCGATGTGGTGGTGGATGTCACGGGGTTTATGGAAAAGAAACTCGAGGCGATCCACGCGTATGCCTCGCAATTTTTTGACCCGGACAGCGAGGAGCCTGAAACGCCCATCAGCAGCCGGAATTTTACAGACAGTGTCAGTTACCGCGCCCGGGATTTGGGGCGGCTCATCGGAGTGGAATACGCAGAAGGGTTTACAGCCGAACGGCCGGTGGCAGTGGATTCGCTGGAGCAGTTGATTTAA
- a CDS encoding tetratricopeptide repeat-containing sensor histidine kinase gives MNPLRKYLILSSLLPFLLAFLWTPAVLLAAEENPREEILREIRSLERSAGFSPRDTTYINRLIDLAGEMRFYQADSLHQLAKRSLTLSEKAGYLLGEARSYLRLADFHSDKGNSDKAIEFYKKGLVLAGEAGADNLKISALNGLSGEYVYQGDIAGALTKYLEALELAEQTGELVMQSIINENIANLYAEQKDYDHCLEYFKKVKRINNKLGNDIINAETMSNLASVYADMGNLEYAMFNINQSIDTFEENRILDWLAFAYETKGKVYLKKFNYKWALYWYNQAEMLHMNLDDDRSRIDLLNGMAEAHFGQGNDSLAAAYATEGFRISEKINFREGKRDCAQTLYRIHRKKADYATALVYHEVFQKLSDSISRSENRQSLSLLKTRNEFEQQKAELIEANEKALAQQKRYVRIGWVILFIALVIIYLVNRSKKLQKRLAEELSTKKDILEVRKTELQANNQTKTKLFSIIGHDLRGPIGALQSLLNMYTEGEMKKEEFLSFIPKLKSDVDHIFFTLNNLLSWGHSQLEGANTKPVNTSLEHIVEENINLLSEIAEQKSIRVVSELEGNTEVWADPNQVDIVIRNLISNALKFTPENGIVSLRAEDKETHWQIAVRDTGVGIDRVTLSKLFQDTSNTSTYGTNNEKGTGLGLSLCKEMVEKNKGKIWVDSTLRIGSTFYFTLPKATEKYSAAV, from the coding sequence ATGAATCCTTTGCGTAAATATTTAATTTTATCGTCCCTGCTCCCATTCCTGCTGGCGTTCCTCTGGACGCCTGCTGTGCTTTTGGCTGCAGAGGAAAACCCCAGAGAGGAAATCCTCAGGGAAATCCGCTCCCTGGAACGCAGTGCCGGTTTCTCTCCCAGGGACACAACCTATATCAACCGCCTGATCGACCTGGCGGGGGAAATGCGTTTCTATCAGGCAGACAGCCTGCACCAATTGGCCAAACGTTCTCTAACCCTGAGCGAGAAGGCCGGATACCTGCTCGGGGAAGCCCGCTCCTATTTAAGGCTGGCCGACTTCCATTCGGACAAGGGGAATAGCGACAAGGCCATCGAATTCTATAAAAAAGGCCTGGTGCTCGCCGGGGAAGCAGGGGCGGACAACCTGAAAATCAGCGCCCTGAATGGCTTATCCGGGGAATACGTGTACCAGGGTGATATCGCGGGGGCGCTTACCAAATACCTGGAGGCCCTGGAGCTCGCCGAACAAACCGGGGAACTGGTCATGCAGTCCATCATCAACGAGAATATCGCCAACCTTTACGCAGAGCAAAAGGACTACGACCATTGCCTGGAATATTTCAAAAAGGTCAAGCGGATCAACAACAAGCTGGGCAACGACATTATTAACGCGGAGACCATGAGCAACCTGGCCTCCGTTTATGCGGATATGGGGAACCTGGAATACGCCATGTTCAATATCAACCAAAGCATCGACACCTTCGAGGAAAACCGTATCCTGGACTGGCTGGCCTTTGCTTATGAAACCAAGGGCAAGGTCTATCTCAAGAAATTCAACTACAAATGGGCGCTCTACTGGTACAACCAGGCCGAGATGCTCCACATGAACCTGGACGATGACCGCTCGCGGATTGACCTGCTCAACGGAATGGCCGAAGCGCATTTCGGGCAGGGCAACGACAGCCTGGCAGCTGCCTACGCCACAGAGGGCTTCCGGATCAGCGAAAAAATCAATTTCCGGGAGGGCAAACGGGACTGTGCCCAAACCCTTTATCGTATCCACCGGAAAAAGGCCGACTATGCCACAGCCCTGGTTTACCACGAAGTTTTCCAGAAATTATCGGATTCCATTTCCCGCAGCGAAAACCGCCAGAGCCTCAGCCTGCTGAAAACCCGCAATGAGTTTGAGCAACAAAAAGCGGAGCTTATAGAGGCAAACGAAAAGGCCCTTGCCCAGCAAAAACGCTACGTGCGGATCGGCTGGGTCATCCTGTTTATCGCCCTGGTGATTATCTACCTGGTCAACCGTTCAAAAAAATTGCAGAAGCGGCTGGCCGAAGAACTAAGCACGAAAAAAGACATCCTGGAGGTTCGCAAAACGGAGCTGCAGGCAAATAACCAGACCAAAACAAAGCTGTTCTCCATCATCGGCCACGACTTACGAGGCCCTATAGGCGCCCTGCAGAGCCTGCTGAACATGTACACGGAAGGAGAGATGAAAAAAGAGGAATTCCTCTCGTTTATCCCCAAATTAAAATCGGATGTCGACCATATATTCTTTACGCTGAACAACCTGCTCTCCTGGGGGCACTCCCAGCTTGAAGGCGCCAATACCAAGCCGGTAAACACCTCCCTGGAACACATCGTAGAGGAGAACATCAACCTGTTGTCCGAAATCGCCGAGCAAAAATCCATTCGGGTTGTCAGTGAACTGGAGGGCAACACGGAGGTTTGGGCAGACCCGAATCAAGTCGATATCGTGATCCGGAACCTGATCAGCAATGCCTTGAAATTTACCCCGGAAAACGGGATCGTCAGCCTCCGGGCGGAGGACAAGGAAACGCACTGGCAAATCGCTGTGCGGGATACGGGGGTTGGCATCGACCGGGTGACCTTGTCCAAGCTTTTCCAGGACACAAGCAATACCTCTACCTACGGAACCAACAATGAAAAAGGTACCGGCCTCGGACTTTCCCTATGTAAAGAAATGGTTGAGAAAAACAAAGGTAAAATATGGGTAGACAGTACTTTGCGAATTGGAAGTACCTTTTATTTCACCTTGCCAAAGGCTACTGAGAAATACAGTGCCGCCGTTTAA
- a CDS encoding helix-turn-helix domain-containing protein — MPISNNLPDNLRFLLTHHQISQGDLGNMIGTRAKNVSNWVNGVSNPPIEMLMAIANEFNVTLDQLIIGDVSSPVPGYVDFVADNRKNRYPTVPKSEESEIDKDHLIQLLQNQIKAMEGDLSGKLKGVLEQFYEENFSGHMSKIDDLYEMMGLPGIMENLQKNMDEINRARQSKKGR; from the coding sequence ATGCCAATTAGTAACAATCTTCCTGATAATCTGCGCTTTCTGCTTACACATCATCAGATTTCACAAGGTGATCTTGGCAATATGATAGGCACAAGGGCGAAAAACGTTAGTAATTGGGTTAATGGCGTGAGCAATCCCCCTATCGAAATGCTTATGGCAATAGCTAATGAGTTCAATGTGACGTTGGATCAACTAATTATCGGGGATGTGTCAAGTCCGGTGCCGGGTTACGTCGACTTTGTAGCCGACAACAGAAAAAACCGGTACCCCACAGTGCCAAAATCCGAGGAAAGCGAAATAGATAAGGATCACCTGATCCAATTACTCCAGAATCAAATAAAGGCCATGGAGGGCGACCTTTCGGGTAAATTAAAAGGGGTGCTTGAGCAGTTTTACGAAGAAAATTTCAGTGGGCACATGTCGAAAATTGATGATTTGTACGAAATGATGGGGCTGCCTGGAATCATGGAGAACTTGCAGAAAAACATGGACGAAATCAACCGGGCCAGGCAATCAAAAAAGGGTCGGTAA
- a CDS encoding beta clamp domain-containing protein has product MSTIEINSRALLGQLNRLSGLINNTLPVLSHVKVETQKGHVFMTASNLETTASVLFEAKCKPGSITCIPHNTLSSILKNLPDAPVSITIESDGVIQNAEIVCGDADYKLPGLPPDDFPRIAEHPWEEKIELEAAHFLQTLKTATRFTDQTDELSGFQNIILDAESGYLEVMAMTRHLLFKRQITKAKKKFMMMVTTKAATYLASGAFTSEKIKLSEAKNMLLITGDNIAVHVRQPEWKPPQYQLLFSKDRVQHGWEANTEELKTKLSRLLSACQSRFAIADFDMKKDRTTLKIEDEAYATRGQEIVPAELTGSAVKVRYQIATLQLALSVVEEERVKLEFQAANTATFIDTENTKMLVMPSM; this is encoded by the coding sequence ATGTCAACCATTGAAATCAACTCCCGCGCCCTCTTGGGCCAACTCAATCGGCTTAGCGGCCTGATCAACAACACCCTGCCCGTTCTCAGCCACGTGAAGGTTGAAACCCAAAAAGGCCACGTCTTTATGACGGCCTCGAATCTGGAAACCACCGCGAGTGTCCTTTTTGAGGCCAAATGCAAACCAGGATCCATCACCTGCATTCCTCACAACACCCTGTCTTCTATCTTGAAAAACCTCCCGGACGCTCCGGTATCGATCACTATTGAATCGGATGGGGTTATTCAAAATGCCGAAATCGTATGTGGGGATGCAGATTACAAGCTCCCGGGACTGCCCCCGGATGATTTCCCGCGGATCGCAGAACACCCATGGGAGGAGAAGATCGAATTGGAGGCCGCCCATTTCTTACAAACCCTTAAAACAGCCACCCGATTTACAGATCAAACCGACGAACTCTCGGGCTTTCAAAACATCATTTTGGATGCCGAAAGCGGGTACCTGGAAGTGATGGCCATGACCCGCCACCTTTTGTTTAAGCGGCAGATCACTAAGGCGAAAAAGAAATTTATGATGATGGTGACAACCAAAGCGGCCACCTACCTGGCCAGCGGGGCGTTCACTTCTGAGAAAATAAAACTTTCCGAGGCTAAAAATATGCTGCTCATAACCGGTGACAACATTGCGGTGCACGTGCGGCAACCCGAATGGAAGCCCCCGCAGTACCAACTGCTATTCTCCAAAGATAGGGTTCAACACGGATGGGAGGCCAACACGGAAGAACTCAAAACCAAGCTCTCCCGGCTGCTCTCGGCCTGCCAAAGCCGATTTGCCATCGCTGACTTCGACATGAAAAAGGACCGGACAACCCTTAAAATCGAGGACGAGGCCTATGCGACCCGCGGCCAGGAGATCGTACCGGCGGAGCTTACGGGGTCAGCTGTTAAGGTGCGGTACCAGATCGCAACGCTGCAACTGGCGCTTTCCGTTGTGGAAGAGGAGCGGGTCAAATTGGAATTTCAGGCGGCCAACACCGCTACATTTATTGACACTGAAAACACGAAAATGCTGGTAATGCCCTCTATGTAG
- a CDS encoding carboxypeptidase-like regulatory domain-containing protein, whose product MEVNFRARVTDVYGQPLVGANIVSTGLPLRGVITDIDGYFQFFETSGAQFKISYVGFKPVTFVVTPQDSLTTFILREDVTELNEVVLTPRSGTPSPRRTEPFNVTSGLDNVVPNYSSQFQNTIGNLPAATPKLSFWDQIKDSPLALGGIILAGLFVGGAVMGRAAKASDQASAKTPAKRARASRNTAGAARQLKQQ is encoded by the coding sequence ATGGAAGTCAATTTTAGAGCACGAGTAACCGATGTGTATGGCCAGCCGCTTGTAGGGGCCAACATTGTAAGCACAGGCCTTCCACTTCGGGGAGTGATCACCGATATCGACGGCTATTTCCAGTTTTTTGAAACCAGCGGAGCACAGTTCAAGATCAGCTATGTTGGATTCAAGCCTGTCACCTTTGTTGTGACCCCTCAGGACTCTCTTACGACTTTCATCCTTCGGGAGGATGTCACAGAACTTAATGAAGTGGTGTTGACCCCCCGATCCGGTACGCCGTCGCCTCGCAGGACGGAACCCTTTAACGTGACATCCGGACTGGATAATGTGGTGCCAAACTATTCCAGCCAGTTTCAAAACACTATCGGCAACCTACCTGCCGCCACTCCCAAACTCAGTTTTTGGGATCAGATAAAGGACAGCCCCCTGGCCTTGGGAGGAATTATCCTGGCCGGGCTATTTGTAGGAGGGGCTGTAATGGGCCGGGCAGCCAAAGCCTCGGACCAGGCAAGCGCAAAAACACCCGCCAAACGCGCCCGGGCTTCTCGCAATACAGCTGGTGCCGCCAGGCAGCTGAAGCAACAGTAA
- a CDS encoding lysozyme family protein has product MLIFQDKLPRENREAIIAKIRSVASSLGISPNWLMAVINFETAGTFSTSIKNPFSGATGLIQFMPATASSLGTSTTQLAAMSFTEQLDFVEKYYRPYKQRIRGFVDLYLATFFPAAIGKPDSWVLSAPGISASKIAEQNPVFAESGVVRVGKIKSVLLSKVPLAYAKYLVGQSSFFLSVLAVGGIVLWLASRRKPK; this is encoded by the coding sequence ATGCTCATTTTTCAGGACAAACTGCCAAGAGAAAACCGCGAGGCCATTATCGCAAAGATTCGGTCCGTGGCGTCCTCTTTGGGCATTAGCCCGAACTGGCTCATGGCAGTGATCAATTTTGAGACTGCGGGCACGTTTTCTACGAGCATCAAAAACCCTTTTAGCGGCGCTACAGGCCTGATTCAATTTATGCCGGCTACCGCCTCCAGTCTCGGCACTTCCACGACACAGCTGGCCGCCATGAGCTTTACCGAGCAGCTGGATTTTGTTGAGAAATATTACCGGCCCTACAAGCAGCGGATTCGGGGATTTGTGGATTTGTATCTCGCAACCTTTTTTCCAGCTGCCATCGGCAAACCCGATTCGTGGGTGCTAAGCGCCCCGGGGATATCAGCATCAAAGATTGCGGAGCAAAACCCGGTGTTTGCCGAAAGCGGGGTTGTCCGGGTAGGGAAGATTAAATCTGTGCTATTGAGTAAGGTGCCTTTGGCTTATGCCAAATACCTGGTGGGACAGAGCAGTTTTTTTTTGAGTGTGCTGGCCGTTGGGGGTATTGTGCTATGGCTGGCCAGCCGCCGGAAACCTAAATAA